The following are encoded in a window of Novosphingobium sp. THN1 genomic DNA:
- a CDS encoding Tm-1-like ATP-binding domain-containing protein yields MTKPSVLFICTQDTKEEEARFTRAALEAAGVDVVHLDPSVRRTVGGAEISPEMVAEAAGMTIEQVRALGHEGKCQNAMIGGAIAAAHAWDAKSPVSGILAVGGSMGSALAGALMQSFPYGLPKLIVSTMASGFTKPYMGVKDIAMMNAVTDISGINTISRDVFRNAANAVAGMAKGHDRDKGPEKPLVLITTLGTTEVSVKRIRQALESDGCEVMVFHSSGAGGPTLDGLATDKDVALVLDLSQTEILDHLFGGLADSGPDRGRAALRKGIPTILAPGNADFIIGGPIDAAEVQFPGRRYHQHNPQLTAVRTKVDDLKKLADHLAANVREAKGPVRVFTPLKGFSSHDSDAGHLQDLSVPGPFAEYLAQVMPDHVPVTAIDSHFNDEAFSSAVIAAARELLAAKN; encoded by the coding sequence ATGACGAAGCCAAGCGTTCTGTTCATCTGCACGCAGGATACCAAGGAAGAGGAAGCCCGCTTCACCCGGGCCGCGCTGGAGGCGGCGGGCGTTGACGTGGTCCACCTCGATCCCAGCGTCCGCCGCACTGTCGGCGGCGCCGAAATCTCGCCCGAGATGGTTGCGGAGGCAGCCGGCATGACCATTGAGCAGGTCCGAGCGCTTGGCCATGAAGGCAAGTGCCAGAATGCAATGATCGGTGGCGCAATTGCAGCGGCCCATGCGTGGGACGCCAAGTCGCCCGTCTCGGGAATTCTGGCAGTTGGCGGCTCGATGGGCTCGGCGCTTGCCGGGGCGCTGATGCAGAGCTTCCCCTACGGCCTGCCCAAGCTAATCGTTTCGACCATGGCTTCGGGTTTCACCAAGCCGTACATGGGCGTGAAGGACATCGCGATGATGAACGCGGTGACCGACATATCGGGCATCAACACCATCAGCCGGGACGTTTTTCGCAACGCCGCCAACGCTGTTGCCGGCATGGCCAAAGGTCATGATCGCGACAAGGGCCCGGAAAAGCCGCTGGTCCTGATCACCACTCTGGGCACCACCGAAGTCAGCGTGAAGCGCATCCGCCAGGCCCTGGAGAGCGATGGATGCGAAGTCATGGTGTTCCACTCCTCCGGCGCGGGCGGGCCGACGCTGGATGGCCTCGCCACCGACAAGGACGTGGCGCTTGTCCTCGACCTTTCGCAGACCGAGATCCTCGATCATCTTTTCGGCGGGCTGGCAGACTCCGGCCCCGATCGCGGCCGCGCAGCGCTGCGCAAGGGCATCCCGACGATCCTGGCACCGGGTAATGCTGACTTCATCATCGGCGGACCGATCGATGCGGCAGAGGTGCAGTTCCCCGGCCGCCGCTACCATCAGCACAACCCGCAGCTTACTGCAGTGCGAACCAAGGTGGACGATCTCAAGAAGCTGGCCGATCACCTTGCCGCCAACGTGCGCGAAGCCAAGGGCCCGGTGCGGGTATTCACTCCGCTCAAGGGCTTTTCCAGCCACGATAGCGACGCCGGGCACCTGCAGGACCTCAGCGTGCCCGGCCCCTTCGCCGAATACCTTGCGCAGGTCATGCCCGACCATGTGCCTGTCACGGCGATCGATTCCCATTTCAACGACGAAGCCTTCTCAAGCGCGGTGATCGCCGCGGCGCGAGAATTGCTGGCCGCAAAGAACTGA
- a CDS encoding IclR family transcriptional regulator C-terminal domain-containing protein, giving the protein MLERRVKTVRALERGLDVLIEVQTRKAASLHELHQATGLPKATLLRMLVTLGQKGLVWQRLADGAYLPHVDRIERASFTSSAHIAEIASPYMKALSTKVAWPSVLAAPRLDHMEILETNSPLFRLDSAILGPVGVKLSYIHTATGRAYLAACGDAERDSIIDRLRPANPPEGSEAELRQMLQQVRQRGYATRDPLLPWPDRSKQLVLRDGRRSMAVPILVGGSPIATINVTWPGRRGADEAVVQRHLEALKATARAIAAALEANPN; this is encoded by the coding sequence ATGCTGGAACGCAGGGTCAAGACCGTGCGCGCGTTGGAGCGTGGGCTGGACGTGCTGATCGAAGTGCAGACGCGCAAGGCGGCAAGCTTGCACGAGCTGCATCAGGCCACAGGTCTGCCCAAGGCGACTTTGCTGCGAATGCTGGTAACGTTGGGGCAGAAGGGACTTGTGTGGCAGCGTCTTGCCGATGGCGCGTACCTCCCGCATGTGGACCGGATCGAGCGCGCGTCGTTCACCTCCTCCGCCCACATTGCTGAAATTGCCTCGCCGTACATGAAGGCGTTGTCCACGAAAGTGGCATGGCCGTCGGTGCTGGCAGCGCCGCGACTCGATCACATGGAAATTCTTGAGACCAACAGTCCGCTGTTCCGGCTCGACTCCGCCATCCTCGGTCCGGTCGGGGTCAAGCTGTCCTACATCCATACGGCAACAGGCCGTGCCTATCTCGCAGCCTGTGGCGACGCCGAGCGGGATTCGATCATCGACCGCCTGCGGCCCGCCAATCCGCCGGAAGGCAGCGAGGCCGAACTGCGGCAAATGCTGCAACAGGTCAGGCAGCGCGGTTATGCAACTCGTGATCCTCTGCTGCCATGGCCGGATCGCTCCAAGCAGCTGGTCTTGCGCGACGGCCGCCGCTCGATGGCGGTGCCGATCTTGGTCGGCGGATCGCCCATCGCGACAATCAATGTCACGTGGCCGGGACGTCGCGGTGCGGACGAAGCGGTTGTCCAGCGTCATCTCGAAGCACTGAAGGCTACGGCGCGTGCCATTGCCGCTGCACTCGAAGCGAACCCCAATTAG
- a CDS encoding NAD(P)-dependent alcohol dehydrogenase, protein MRQWVIAAGSTSLDDLRLDETDIPQPGPGEVLVRVRACSLNYRDQIIPLGFYMGGVVQQDTVPLSDGAGEIAAVGEGVSSLKVGDRVAGIFFQNWMDGPPNPGMGVALGAPPAPGMLQEYVVLPEHGVVPLAETLDLTHAACLPCAGVTAWNALMEGPRPVKAGDTVLVLGTGGVSLLALQIAKAAGATVIATSSSDEKLERAKALGADHVINYRITPEWGAEAARLAGGGVDKVVEVGGAGTLKQSIAAVGFAGEIALIGVLTREGDTNPTA, encoded by the coding sequence ATGCGCCAGTGGGTGATTGCCGCAGGCTCGACGTCGCTCGATGATTTGCGACTGGACGAGACCGACATTCCGCAGCCGGGTCCGGGCGAAGTGTTGGTGCGCGTTCGTGCGTGCTCGCTGAACTACCGCGACCAGATCATTCCGCTCGGGTTTTATATGGGCGGCGTGGTGCAGCAGGACACCGTGCCGCTGTCCGATGGTGCGGGGGAGATTGCTGCAGTGGGCGAGGGCGTTTCCTCGCTCAAGGTGGGTGACCGCGTGGCCGGCATCTTCTTCCAGAACTGGATGGACGGTCCGCCCAACCCCGGCATGGGCGTCGCCCTTGGCGCGCCGCCCGCGCCGGGCATGCTGCAGGAATATGTTGTTTTGCCTGAGCATGGCGTAGTCCCGCTGGCCGAGACTCTGGATCTTACGCACGCCGCCTGTCTGCCCTGCGCCGGTGTCACAGCGTGGAACGCCCTTATGGAAGGGCCGCGCCCGGTAAAGGCGGGAGACACTGTCCTGGTTCTCGGCACTGGGGGCGTGTCGCTGCTCGCGCTGCAGATTGCCAAGGCTGCGGGCGCCACCGTCATTGCCACGTCGTCGTCGGATGAAAAGCTCGAGCGGGCGAAAGCGCTCGGCGCCGATCACGTGATCAATTACCGCATCACGCCTGAGTGGGGTGCAGAGGCGGCCCGGCTAGCTGGTGGCGGCGTTGACAAGGTCGTCGAGGTTGGCGGCGCAGGGACGCTCAAGCAATCCATTGCCGCCGTCGGATTTGCGGGCGAAATCGCCCTGATCGGCGTTTTGACGCGCGAGGGTGACACCAACCCCACGGCTTGA
- a CDS encoding zinc-binding dehydrogenase has protein sequence MFKGASIRGIFVGSKGMAQRLNAFIDQHGIKPVLDKAFPLENARDAYAYQSSAGLFGKVAITL, from the coding sequence ATGTTCAAGGGCGCATCGATCCGCGGCATCTTCGTCGGATCGAAGGGCATGGCCCAGCGGCTCAATGCTTTCATCGACCAGCACGGGATCAAGCCAGTGCTAGATAAGGCTTTCCCGCTCGAGAACGCCCGCGACGCTTACGCGTACCAGTCATCAGCCGGCCTGTTCGGCAAGGTTGCGATAACGCTCTAG
- a CDS encoding VOC family protein, translating into MLGFGQPFGGVMQTAFVVEDVHASIAHFQKDCAAGPFFLLDHFLGPDQFYRGAPSTADVMIAMGFIGHMQVELIQPLDGNPSVYRETIEKRGYGFHHFGIACEDVEVELPAYLSRGYRLAFKAAVPTGGSVAYLEGGTAAAPGFLELIPATPGMDAHFTAMWQASQGWDGADPVRPFI; encoded by the coding sequence ATGCTCGGCTTCGGCCAGCCGTTCGGTGGCGTCATGCAGACTGCGTTTGTGGTCGAGGACGTTCACGCATCCATCGCGCACTTCCAGAAGGATTGCGCCGCTGGGCCGTTCTTCCTGCTCGACCATTTCCTCGGTCCTGACCAGTTCTACCGTGGCGCGCCATCGACTGCCGATGTCATGATTGCGATGGGCTTTATCGGCCACATGCAGGTCGAACTGATCCAGCCTCTTGACGGCAATCCTTCGGTCTATCGCGAAACGATCGAGAAGCGCGGGTACGGATTCCATCACTTTGGCATCGCTTGTGAAGATGTTGAGGTGGAGCTGCCGGCATACCTCTCACGGGGCTACAGGCTCGCGTTCAAAGCCGCGGTGCCTACCGGAGGGAGCGTCGCCTATCTCGAAGGCGGGACTGCTGCGGCCCCGGGGTTTCTGGAACTTATCCCTGCAACACCAGGAATGGACGCGCACTTCACGGCGATGTGGCAGGCATCGCAAGGATGGGACGGCGCCGACCCTGTACGACCATTTATCTGA
- a CDS encoding MFS transporter, with the protein MLATAKMNAGKARSSGYQVWVTALLSLNFGILFFDRNALNFLMPFVQPDLQLSNTQVGMFSSALSLTWALSGLLVGRISDKLGSRKPVVVIATIAFCLCSFISGAASSFLMLLGARLLMGAAEGGVMPVSHSMIVAEVAPERRGLAMGVAQNLGSNLLGSGLAPLLLVPVAVAVGWRTGFYLAALPGLVTAALIWFTLREPPVEAHDDAAPKVTLGEAFGHRNVILCALISILLVSYLVVCWAFMPLFLTKACGFDPDTMSWLMATLGISAGLGSFAVPAISDVIGRRPVMIFFSFLGVILPLGGLYYEGSAWVLAAIFFFGWGLNGLFPMFMATIPSESVDPRLTATLTGVVMGTGEVLGGVLSPFLAGTLADAYGLAAPLWLMLGCTVLAGFLTLGLIESAPRVVARRSGNAIPSIA; encoded by the coding sequence ATGTTGGCGACTGCGAAGATGAATGCCGGAAAGGCCAGAAGCAGCGGCTACCAAGTGTGGGTTACCGCGCTCCTCAGCCTCAATTTCGGCATCCTCTTCTTTGACCGCAATGCGCTCAACTTCCTGATGCCGTTCGTCCAGCCGGACCTGCAATTGAGCAATACGCAAGTCGGCATGTTCAGCTCCGCCCTGTCGCTCACATGGGCGCTGTCGGGCCTGCTAGTCGGGCGCATCTCGGACAAGCTGGGTTCCCGCAAACCAGTGGTGGTCATCGCCACCATCGCCTTTTGCCTGTGCTCATTCATCTCGGGTGCTGCATCTTCATTCCTGATGCTCCTTGGCGCGCGCCTCCTGATGGGTGCTGCCGAGGGCGGGGTCATGCCGGTCAGCCATTCGATGATCGTCGCCGAGGTCGCGCCTGAACGCCGCGGCCTCGCCATGGGGGTCGCGCAGAATCTGGGGTCCAATCTTCTTGGCTCCGGTCTTGCGCCCTTGCTGCTGGTGCCCGTAGCCGTTGCCGTAGGGTGGAGGACGGGTTTTTACCTGGCAGCATTGCCCGGACTCGTCACCGCGGCCCTCATCTGGTTCACGCTGCGCGAGCCGCCGGTTGAGGCGCATGATGACGCTGCACCCAAAGTCACGCTGGGTGAAGCGTTCGGGCACCGCAATGTCATCCTTTGCGCCCTGATCTCGATCCTGCTGGTTTCCTACCTGGTCGTATGTTGGGCCTTCATGCCGCTTTTCCTGACGAAGGCGTGCGGGTTTGATCCCGACACAATGAGCTGGCTGATGGCAACGCTGGGTATTTCGGCGGGCCTGGGCAGCTTTGCCGTACCGGCAATCTCCGACGTTATTGGCCGCCGCCCGGTGATGATCTTTTTCTCGTTCCTCGGCGTGATCCTGCCTCTGGGCGGCCTGTATTACGAAGGCTCGGCCTGGGTTCTCGCCGCGATTTTCTTTTTCGGCTGGGGCCTCAACGGGCTGTTCCCGATGTTCATGGCCACGATCCCTTCGGAGTCGGTCGACCCTCGTCTGACTGCGACGCTGACCGGCGTCGTGATGGGCACCGGCGAAGTCCTTGGCGGGGTTCTGTCGCCATTCCTCGCCGGGACGCTGGCTGACGCTTACGGCCTTGCCGCACCGCTGTGGCTGATGCTCGGCTGCACCGTGCTGGCAGGTTTCCTGACACTTGGACTTATCGAATCCGCTCCGCGCGTTGTTGCGCGGCGCTCTGGCAACGCGATCCCCTCGATCGCCTGA
- a CDS encoding helix-turn-helix domain-containing protein, which yields MGALLKFHTADVAPPDRARYWNEIADRAFTGTFVNVPGEDFAGKMLSWRVGELDMIRTDSSHSAVGRNPLPQDDERLILHLQCRGNSEHTQGRQECTLLPGDFVLASPHQPYSIRLTGHELLVVEFPRAPLAERFSGIDDALMQRMCGATPGGRVFHDFLLSLWQQGERAAEDPEWEIGVNAVFYDLAAMAMRGAQRPSTDAGEADLRRRVLAMVAANLEDPALRTTSVADACSVSVRTVQNIFAAMGTTPTAYILDQRLRRAADRLMARPDASITEIAFELGFNDSAYFTRCFRQQFGAAPRDWRMGRKTPA from the coding sequence ATGGGTGCGCTTCTCAAGTTTCACACGGCCGACGTCGCTCCACCTGATCGGGCGCGATATTGGAACGAGATTGCGGATCGGGCCTTCACCGGCACATTCGTCAACGTGCCCGGAGAAGACTTCGCGGGGAAGATGCTGTCGTGGCGCGTCGGTGAACTCGACATGATCCGCACGGATTCTTCCCATTCGGCAGTAGGTCGCAATCCTCTGCCGCAGGATGACGAGCGCCTGATCCTCCACCTGCAATGCCGCGGCAACAGCGAGCACACGCAGGGGCGCCAGGAATGCACGCTCCTGCCGGGTGACTTCGTTCTGGCAAGTCCTCATCAGCCCTATTCGATCCGTCTCACCGGCCACGAACTGCTCGTGGTCGAGTTCCCGCGAGCGCCTTTGGCCGAGCGCTTTTCGGGGATCGACGATGCGCTGATGCAGCGCATGTGCGGCGCGACACCTGGCGGGCGCGTGTTCCACGATTTCCTGTTGTCATTGTGGCAGCAGGGCGAGCGCGCCGCAGAGGATCCGGAATGGGAAATCGGCGTCAACGCCGTATTCTATGACCTTGCCGCCATGGCCATGCGTGGAGCGCAGCGTCCATCGACCGACGCAGGCGAGGCCGATCTGCGCCGTCGCGTGTTGGCCATGGTTGCAGCCAACCTTGAGGACCCGGCCTTGCGCACAACATCCGTGGCAGATGCCTGCAGTGTATCGGTTCGTACGGTGCAGAACATCTTCGCGGCGATGGGGACCACGCCAACGGCGTACATTCTCGATCAGCGCCTGCGCCGCGCGGCCGACAGGCTGATGGCAAGGCCCGATGCCAGCATTACCGAGATCGCATTCGAGCTGGGTTTCAACGACAGCGCCTACTTCACGCGCTGCTTCCGTCAGCAGTTCGGCGCAGCTCCGCGCGACTGGCGGATGGGCAGAAAGACGCCCGCATGA
- a CDS encoding 2,4'-dihydroxyacetophenone dioxygenase family protein — MPEAAHTEFWKDIKPVDKVFREGGLPEVYMPKIAEGDERYWVPISETVFSKPVWISPAKNMWADVLMSKQAGLVNRHYHPHPIWAYTISGKWAYLEHSWTATAGDFVYETPGESHTLVCYEHEDPMKVFFVVSGPLMWLDEEGNTVGHYDVFDYMKAAREHYEKVGIGADYVDTLIR, encoded by the coding sequence ATGCCTGAAGCGGCGCACACGGAATTCTGGAAGGACATCAAGCCGGTCGACAAGGTCTTCCGCGAAGGCGGCCTGCCGGAAGTCTACATGCCCAAGATTGCCGAGGGCGACGAACGCTACTGGGTGCCGATCTCCGAAACGGTATTTTCCAAGCCCGTCTGGATCAGCCCGGCCAAGAACATGTGGGCGGATGTCCTGATGAGCAAGCAGGCGGGTCTCGTGAACCGCCACTATCACCCGCACCCGATCTGGGCCTACACCATCAGCGGCAAGTGGGCCTACCTCGAGCACAGCTGGACCGCCACGGCTGGGGACTTCGTCTATGAAACCCCGGGCGAGAGCCATACCCTGGTCTGCTATGAGCACGAGGACCCGATGAAGGTCTTCTTCGTCGTCTCCGGCCCGCTGATGTGGCTCGATGAAGAGGGCAACACTGTCGGCCACTACGACGTGTTCGATTACATGAAGGCAGCGCGCGAACACTACGAAAAGGTCGGCATCGGTGCCGACTACGTTGACACGCTGATCCGTTGA
- a CDS encoding 2,4'-dihydroxyacetophenone dioxygenase family protein, giving the protein MSTATVMTAPPSDKAEIVDVPFAHKELVQRLSPGGRYIDAQTDVDSPWVPFGDNAAIKHLAFDVRQNLFSNILWVKGPGVIGTHFHRGTITMVCLEGSVRYLEYDWVATPGGLILETPGESHTLVTDHPEGCKLFGWMQGPIEFYDENAVLVDTTDVWWFINHYETYCRENGIAINPKLYL; this is encoded by the coding sequence ATGAGCACCGCCACCGTGATGACCGCGCCGCCCTCGGACAAGGCTGAGATTGTCGACGTTCCTTTCGCACACAAGGAGCTGGTCCAGCGCCTCAGCCCCGGCGGTCGTTACATCGACGCGCAGACCGACGTCGACAGCCCTTGGGTGCCGTTCGGTGACAACGCCGCGATCAAGCACCTCGCATTCGACGTGCGTCAGAACCTGTTCTCGAACATCCTGTGGGTGAAGGGGCCGGGGGTTATCGGCACCCACTTCCACCGCGGCACCATCACCATGGTCTGCCTCGAAGGCAGCGTCCGCTACCTCGAGTACGATTGGGTTGCCACCCCCGGCGGCCTGATCCTCGAAACGCCGGGCGAGAGCCACACGCTCGTCACCGACCATCCGGAAGGCTGCAAGCTGTTCGGATGGATGCAGGGCCCGATCGAATTCTACGACGAGAACGCCGTGCTGGTCGACACCACCGACGTCTGGTGGTTCATCAACCACTACGAGACCTACTGCCGCGAGAACGGCATCGCCATCAACCCCAAGCTCTATCTCTGA
- a CDS encoding 2,4'-dihydroxyacetophenone dioxygenase family protein, whose product MGTMTAPPSGAYKIVNVPELYGDLIRAKGVEGTYVGSSEVESPWVPFGDNAAIRHLAFDVRENVYVNVLWIKGPGVIGTHKHRGKVWAIGLEGSFRYLEYDWVCRPGDFITETPGTAHTLVTDDPNGMKALFHMQGANEFFDEQGNHVETLDVWWFMNHYESYCREHDIAINPALYL is encoded by the coding sequence ATGGGCACCATGACTGCGCCCCCCTCCGGCGCATACAAGATCGTCAATGTCCCCGAACTTTATGGCGACCTGATCCGCGCCAAGGGCGTCGAAGGCACCTATGTCGGCTCGTCCGAAGTCGAAAGCCCGTGGGTTCCGTTCGGCGACAACGCCGCGATCCGTCACCTTGCCTTCGACGTGCGCGAGAATGTCTACGTCAATGTGCTGTGGATCAAGGGGCCGGGCGTCATCGGCACGCACAAGCATCGCGGCAAGGTCTGGGCGATCGGCCTTGAAGGCTCTTTCCGTTACCTCGAATACGACTGGGTTTGCCGCCCCGGCGATTTCATCACCGAAACGCCCGGCACGGCACACACCCTCGTGACCGACGACCCGAATGGCATGAAGGCGCTGTTCCACATGCAGGGCGCGAACGAGTTCTTCGACGAGCAGGGCAACCACGTCGAGACGCTCGACGTGTGGTGGTTCATGAACCACTACGAAAGCTACTGCCGCGAGCACGATATCGCGATCAACCCCGCCCTCTATCTCTGA
- a CDS encoding aromatic ring-hydroxylating dioxygenase subunit alpha: MAGWASDLGAEPKQRTFLEEPVALFRDADGVAHAITGRCPHRFAPLGHGTVVDGALMCPYHGLRFNGAGHCVHNPHPGGQLPDANLQVYPLVERHALLWIWMGDTAKADASLIPDFSWLSDPRWEAVRGATVAEGHYELYSDNILDLSHANFVHPALVASAFTEGERKFWQDGNSVFAEYVRLNDHLSVGIAAVMGTEGRRQDFYGLVQWHAPAVLYFDFRAGDPGTPREQCTLLPSLHAFTPETPDTTHYFWATARDYKLGDAEFTAAMRGALEFAFEQEDMPIIRDSHRLMRGADFWDLRPLILNGDGGGVRARRMLQRLIDREQQSRQEDANGNARQV; this comes from the coding sequence GTGGCTGGCTGGGCGAGCGATCTGGGTGCAGAACCGAAGCAGCGCACGTTCCTCGAGGAACCGGTCGCCCTGTTTCGTGACGCGGATGGGGTAGCGCACGCGATCACCGGTCGCTGCCCGCATCGCTTTGCGCCGCTCGGTCATGGCACGGTGGTCGATGGCGCGCTGATGTGTCCCTACCACGGCCTGCGCTTCAACGGTGCGGGCCATTGCGTCCACAATCCGCACCCCGGCGGCCAGCTGCCCGACGCAAACCTGCAGGTTTACCCGCTGGTCGAGCGCCATGCCCTGCTGTGGATCTGGATGGGTGATACGGCCAAGGCCGACGCGTCGCTGATCCCGGACTTCTCATGGCTCTCGGACCCGAGGTGGGAGGCCGTACGCGGCGCAACCGTCGCCGAGGGGCACTACGAGCTCTACAGCGACAACATCCTCGATCTCAGCCACGCCAACTTCGTCCATCCCGCACTTGTCGCCAGCGCTTTCACCGAGGGCGAGCGCAAGTTCTGGCAGGATGGCAATAGTGTCTTCGCCGAATACGTCCGCCTGAACGACCATCTCTCGGTCGGCATTGCCGCGGTCATGGGCACCGAAGGACGCAGGCAGGATTTCTACGGCCTCGTCCAATGGCACGCGCCCGCCGTGCTCTACTTTGACTTCCGCGCCGGAGATCCCGGCACCCCGCGCGAGCAATGCACGCTGCTGCCGTCGCTCCATGCTTTCACGCCCGAGACGCCCGACACCACGCACTACTTCTGGGCAACCGCCCGCGACTACAAGCTGGGCGATGCCGAGTTCACCGCCGCCATGCGTGGCGCGCTCGAATTCGCGTTCGAGCAGGAAGACATGCCGATCATTCGCGACAGCCACCGCCTCATGCGCGGGGCAGACTTCTGGGATCTGCGCCCGCTGATCCTCAATGGCGACGGCGGCGGCGTCCGCGCCCGCCGCATGCTGCAGCGCCTGATCGATCGCGAACAACAATCAAGACAAGAGGATGCCAATGGGAACGCTCGACAGGTTTGA
- a CDS encoding SDR family NAD(P)-dependent oxidoreductase, which produces MGTLDRFDIKGRSALVTGAASGIGLAYAEAMAEAGAAVTLTDIDADGAAREAARLRAEGYEVRADRLDVSSWDDVVAAFDAHDRAYGGLDICFANAGIDTGAGFWNPAGHRNEDGQVDTYDHNRWDRSIQINLNGVFYTVSNAVRIMKKEGRANGRTGGSIITTASNAGLVTEPIVGLPYMPAKAGVLHMVRALGLELAEFKIRINAIAPGPFVTNIGGGWLKKDPVARAAWDAIVPLGSVAETDQLKPLALLLASDASDYMTGSHVVIDGGMMLGKYK; this is translated from the coding sequence ATGGGAACGCTCGACAGGTTTGACATCAAGGGCCGCTCAGCGCTCGTCACCGGCGCCGCATCGGGCATCGGCCTCGCCTATGCCGAAGCCATGGCTGAAGCCGGCGCTGCCGTCACCCTGACCGACATAGACGCCGATGGTGCCGCCCGCGAAGCCGCCCGCCTGCGCGCCGAAGGCTATGAGGTCCGCGCCGACCGGCTCGATGTGTCCAGCTGGGACGATGTCGTCGCTGCCTTCGACGCCCACGACCGCGCCTATGGCGGTCTCGACATCTGCTTCGCCAATGCCGGCATCGATACGGGTGCCGGCTTCTGGAATCCTGCAGGGCACCGCAACGAGGACGGACAGGTCGACACTTACGACCATAACCGTTGGGACCGTTCGATCCAGATCAACCTCAACGGCGTATTCTACACCGTCAGCAATGCCGTGCGGATCATGAAGAAGGAAGGCCGCGCCAACGGTCGTACCGGAGGTTCGATCATCACCACCGCCTCCAATGCCGGCCTCGTCACCGAACCGATCGTCGGCCTGCCCTATATGCCCGCCAAGGCTGGCGTGCTGCACATGGTGCGCGCCCTCGGCCTCGAACTCGCCGAATTCAAGATTCGCATCAACGCCATCGCCCCCGGCCCCTTCGTCACCAACATCGGTGGTGGCTGGCTCAAGAAGGATCCTGTTGCCCGCGCCGCGTGGGACGCCATCGTCCCGCTCGGCTCCGTTGCCGAGACTGACCAGCTCAAGCCGCTTGCGCTGCTGCTCGCCTCGGATGCGTCGGACTACATGACTGGCAGCCACGTGGTGATCGACGGCGGCATGATGCTCGGCAAGTACAAGTAA
- a CDS encoding zinc-binding dehydrogenase has product MQDLAEWQRDRALQMGAHDFVVDPADPVGSAEKALGGKADVVFECVGMPGLIAQAVDQVRNDGTITLLGLCTRPDSFNSFAMLSKQVKLVTSAFFTRQEYEAALDALDRGAAEPRLLVTDTISLDATPDVFESLRKRTHQCKVLISPGE; this is encoded by the coding sequence GTGCAGGACCTTGCCGAATGGCAGCGCGATCGGGCGCTACAGATGGGCGCACACGATTTCGTCGTCGATCCCGCCGACCCCGTCGGTAGCGCTGAGAAGGCGCTGGGTGGCAAGGCTGATGTCGTGTTCGAATGCGTCGGCATGCCCGGCCTGATCGCCCAGGCGGTTGATCAGGTCCGCAACGATGGCACGATCACGTTGCTCGGGCTCTGCACCCGTCCCGACAGCTTCAACAGCTTCGCCATGCTGTCGAAGCAGGTGAAGCTGGTGACGTCCGCCTTCTTCACGCGGCAGGAATACGAAGCTGCGCTCGATGCGCTTGATCGCGGCGCCGCCGAACCGCGCCTGCTGGTGACCGACACGATTTCGCTGGATGCAACGCCCGACGTGTTCGAAAGCCTGCGCAAGCGCACGCATCAGTGCAAGGTGCTGATAAGTCCCGGCGAATAA